The Cydia amplana chromosome 9, ilCydAmpl1.1, whole genome shotgun sequence genome includes a region encoding these proteins:
- the LOC134650917 gene encoding zinc finger protein 883-like: MGMCRTCLETPADKDISELEMGINEGTKSSFEIMMFCLDIKVTGESKITTNLCDACYVRIISFYKFKNLSLKNDAYLKSLDPLVSKVDKKPVYVDANGIKHENFLDNVEYGQSVVENVRQIKIEIEVKKENTFGYVQKDVKDEDTPEDAESDKEPLSVMQKVKHENIKKAIKDNPPERKKRGRPKKSESAEHSNQGYQVCEECGKSVRNLKQHTARHVPTGERKTVQCDTCPKVFCTKGALREHYKFTHLGMKFKCDVCDKEVTNLTTHKLLAHDRDALPFACVSCGRRFVTQSALATHMITHTKGSDTLIHECDVCHTKFNRKGVLSRHMRRVHEKERKYQCEFCSKGFFTKYSLELHIRSHKKERPYKCEECGKTFSHSVSHKNHQLIHTGVKNYHCEVCNVAFMRVEYLRKHMISHTKEKNHPCRYCGKRFGRTDHRRKHEITAHQKHLTAD; encoded by the exons ATGGGCATGTGTCGAACGTGCCTCGAAACTCCAGCTGATAAGGATATCTCAGAGTTAGAAATGGGCATAAATGAGGGCACCAAAAGCAGCTTTGAAATCATGATGTTTTGTTTAGACATAAAG GTTACAGGCGAATCTAAAATTACAACGAATCTATGCGATGCATGCTACGTAAGGATCATATCATTTTACAAGTTCAAGAACCTGTCTTTAAAAAATGATGCTTATTTGAAATCATTGGACCCACTTGTATCCAAAGTGGATAAAAAGCCTGTATACGTAGATGCAAACGGAATTAAACACGAGAATTTCTTAGATAATGTTGAATATGGCCAAAGTGTGGTTGAAAATGTAAGgcaaattaaaatagaaattgaagTAAAAAAAGAGAATACATTCGGATATGTACAAAAAGATGTTAAGGATGAAGATACACCAGAAGATGCAGAGTCCGACAAAGAGCCATTGAGTGTGATGCAAAAAGTGAAAcatgaaaatattaaaaaagcgATAAAAGATAACC cACCAGAACGAAAAAAACGTGGCCGACCCAAAAAAAGTGAATCCGCAGAACATTCAAATCAAGGTTACCAAGTATGCGAGGAGTGTGGCAAGTCTGTCCGTAACTTAAAGCAGCACACCGCCCGGCACGTGCCTACCGGTGAACGGAAGACAGTGCAGTGTGATACCTGTCCTAAGGTGTTCTGCACAAAAGGAGCTCTGCGAGAACACTACAAATTTACACACTTGggaatgaaatttaaatgtgATGTTTGTGATAAAG AGGTGACAAACCTAACAACGCACAAGCTGCTCGCGCACGACCGGGACGCGCTCCCGTTCGCCTGCGTGTCGTGCGGCCGCCGCTTCGTGACGCAGTCCGCGCTGGCCACGCACATGATCACACACACAAAGGGCTCCGATACCTTGATCCACGAGTGTGACGTCTGCCATACTAAGTTTAACCGTAAAGGTGTCCTTTCAAGGCACAT GCGGCGGGTCCatgaaaaagaaagaaaatatcAATGTGAATTTTGTTCAAAAGGTTTCTTTACGAAATATTCACTTGAACTACATATAAG GTCCCATAAGAAAGAGCGTCCATACAAATGTGAGGAGTGCGGGAAGACGTTCTCTCACAGCGTTTCTCATAAGAACCATCAGCTCATACACACCGGCGTCAAGAACTATCATTGTGAAGTGTGCAACGTGGCCTTTATGAGGGTTGA ATACCTTCGTAAACACATGATAAGTCACACGAAGGAGAAGAACCACCCGTGCCGGTATTGCGGCAAGCGCTTCGGTCGCACGGACCACCGCCGGAAACACGAGATCACAGCTCACCAAAAACATCTGACAGCCGACTGA
- the LOC134650807 gene encoding zinc finger protein 90-like: MCMCRTCLKTPADKDISELEMGIKEGTKSSFEIMMFCLGIEVEDETPIKMETEVKEENPSEDIERDVKYEDTAEDADSDKEPLCVIQKVYQEYDEHIGEKENSPVLKKHGEPKKKSKQGYKVSEECGNSVKNLKLHMARHMPTKVSILWQHKLLAHNRAALRHGCVSCGRYFARLSSLAEHMITHTKGSEDGVLYECDICHMKFNRKGVLSRHISHRKQRPFKCEECGKSFTNATTHRNHQVIHTGVKNFRCEVCDVAFSRSEYLRKHMVSHTKERNHPCRFCGRRFGRTDHRRKHEIKAHEKRLKTD; this comes from the exons atGTGTATGTGCCGGACGTGCCTCAAAACTCCAGCGGATAAGGACATCTCAGAGTTAGAAATGGGCATAAAAGAGGGCACCAAAAGCAGCTTTGAAATCATGATGTTTTGTTTAGGCATCGAG GTTGAAGATGAAACTCCAATAAAAATGGAAACCGAGGTAAAAGAAGAAAATCCATCTGAAGATATAGAAAGAGATGTTAAGTATGAAGACACCGCTGAAGATGCAGATTCAGATAAAGAGCCATTGTGTGTGATACAAAAAGTTTACCAAGAATATGATGAACATATTGGGGAAAAAGAAAATT CACCAGTACTTAAAAAACATGGCGaacccaaaaaaaaatcaaaacaaggTTACAAAGTGTCTGAGGAGTGTGGGAATTCTGTGAAGAATCTTAAGCTGCATATGGCTCGGCACATGCCTACAA AGGTGAGCATACTATGGCAACACAAGCTGCTAGCCCACAACCGGGCCGCGCTCCGGCACGGCTGCGTGTCGTGCGGTCGCTACTTCGCTAGGCTGTCCTCGCTGGCGGAACACATGATCACGCACACAAAAGGCTCAGAGGATGGTGTCTTGTATGAGTGTGACATCTGTCATATGAAGTTCAACCGTAAGGGTGTTCTTTCGCGACACAT ATCACACAGAAAACAGCGTCCATTCAAATGTGAGGAGTGCGGGAAGAGTTTCACGAACGCAACTACTCACAGGAACCACCAGGTCATCCACACCGGCGTCAAGAACTTCCGCTGTGAGGTGTGCGACGTGGCCTTTAGCAGATCAGA ATACCTTCGCAAGCACATGGTCAGCCACACGAAGGAGAGGAATCACCCGTGCCGGTTCTGTGGCAGACGTTTCGGTCGCACGGACCACCGCCGGAAACACGAGATCAAGGCACACGAGAAACGTCTCAAAACCGACTGA
- the LOC134650920 gene encoding zinc finger protein 90-like, whose protein sequence is MDVCRTCLKTPTNKAISDLEKDINEDNKKYFEIMMFCLDIEVTEDSNISKNLCNICYRKIISFYKFKTLSLKNDAYLKSLDPVTSLEDQKLDRSVIKHEDPLEIDYFGSCVVEECRAEIEVEIDVKREVSLDNNDVKGEQSLEVFPRDARDEDMLEDVESDKESLKSRVKEPKPEYKICEEGIRLSNIMEPSVRHRPEDQQMLPCKVLDCPKLFYTERGQKYHYETKHLGMKYKCDICNKEVANLSAHKQQAHNPGLLPHACPTCGRRFVSVSALNSHVIEHTRGNAFECDICEKKFRAKIFLKRHIRDIHNKERKYRCEFCSKGFFRKTACQDHVRKHRNERPFKCGECGKAFVRSTTLNNHRLIHVAEKKFQCDQCHKSFRNAGGLKAHMVTHTKAKPYPCGHCSMSFKRSDHRNRHEFTAHQKKRTKSKD, encoded by the exons ATGGATGTGTGCAGAACCTGTCTGAAAACTCCGACCAATAAGGCTATTTCTGATTTGGAAAAGGACATTAATGAGGATAACAAAAAGTACTTCGAAATAATGATGTTCTGCTTAGATATCGAG GTAACAGAAGATTCAAATATATCAAAGAATTTATGTAATATCTGCTATAGAAAAATCATATCGTTTTACAAATTTAAGActttatctttaaaaaacgATGCCTATTTAAAATCTTTGGATCCAGTTACATCGCTAGAGGACCAAAAACTGGATAGAAGTGTGATCAAACATGAAGATCCCTTGGAAATTGATTATTTTGGGTCTTGTGTTGTGGAAGAATGCAGAGCAGAAATAGAAGTTGAGATAGATGTGAAAAGGGAAGTTTCATTAGATAATAATGATGTTAAGGGTGAACAATCATTGGAAGTATTTCCGAGAGATGCTAGGGATGAAGACATGTTGGAAGATGTGGAGTCAGATAAAGAGTCACTAAAGAGCAGAGTAAAAG AACCAAAACCAGAATATAAAATATGCGAGGAGGGTATACGTCTCAGTAACATCATGGAGCCGTCTGTCCGTCACCGGCCCGAGGACCAGCAGATGCTGCCGTGCAAGGTCCTAGACTGCCCCAAGCTCTTCTACACAGAGAGGGGACAGAAATACCACTATGAAACTAAACATCTGGGCATGAAGTACAAATGCGATATTTGCAATAAAG AGGTGGCCAACCTATCAGCCCACAAGCAACAAGCGCACAACCCGGGCTTGCTCCCGCACGCCTGCCCGACGTGCGGCCGCCGGTTCGTCTCCGTGTCGGCGCTCAACTCACACGTCATCGAACATACGCGTGGTAACGCGTTCGAGTGTGACATCTGCGAGAAGAAATTCCGCGCGAAGATTTTTCTTAAAAGACATAT ACGGGATATCCACAACAAAGAGAGAAAATACCGATGTGAGTTTTGTTCGAAGGGATTCTTCAGAAAAACGGCATGTCAAGATCATGTAAG GAAACACAGGAATGAGCGCCCCTTCAAGTGCGGAGAGTGCGGGAAGGCTTTCGTCCGGAGCACCACGCTCAACAACCACCGCCTCATACACGTGGCCGAGAAAAAGTTCCAGTGCGACCAGTGCCACAAGAGCTTCAGGAATGCGGG GGGCCTCAAAGCGCACATGGTGACCCACACGAAGGCGAAGCCCTACCCGTGCGGGCACTGCAGCATGTCCTTCAAGCGCTCCGACCACCGCAACCGACACGAGTTCACCGCGCACCAGAAAAAACGAACCAAGTCAAAGGATTGA